In a single window of the Arthrobacter sp. StoSoilA2 genome:
- a CDS encoding bifunctional riboflavin kinase/FAD synthetase has product MVHIWNDPTEVPRDFGPTVVTIGNFDGVHRGHQHVLAQLTNTARRHHIPSVAVTFDPHPAQVHRPESAPELIMGLQDKLDALGETGVDAVLVMKYTLDLASMTPIEFVRQILLQSLHAAHVVVGHDLRFGAGNVGDVVTMQELGEQLGFGVQVVNEYGAGGFPVHEDGDADRRCSSTWVREALSEGDVVTAAAVLGRPHRMRGEVVHGAARGRNLGFPTANLSHDSTGYVPADGIYAGWLIDQSGTRWPAAISVGSNPTFDGVSRQVEAHVIDRPEENVEDFDLYGQTVAVEFTQRLRGMVAYRGPEALVEQMCLDVAQAHELLTRR; this is encoded by the coding sequence ATGGTCCACATCTGGAACGATCCCACCGAAGTCCCCAGGGACTTCGGACCAACAGTCGTTACCATCGGGAACTTTGACGGCGTCCATCGTGGCCACCAGCATGTTCTCGCGCAACTGACGAACACCGCCAGGCGTCACCACATCCCGTCAGTGGCCGTGACCTTCGATCCCCACCCCGCCCAGGTCCACCGCCCGGAGTCGGCCCCGGAGCTGATCATGGGCCTCCAGGACAAACTGGACGCCCTCGGCGAAACAGGGGTGGACGCTGTCCTGGTCATGAAATACACGCTGGACCTCGCGTCCATGACGCCCATCGAGTTCGTCCGCCAAATCCTCCTCCAGTCCCTTCACGCTGCGCACGTCGTGGTTGGCCACGATCTCCGCTTCGGCGCAGGGAATGTGGGAGACGTCGTCACCATGCAGGAACTCGGCGAGCAGTTGGGCTTTGGCGTCCAGGTTGTCAATGAGTATGGCGCAGGAGGCTTCCCGGTCCACGAAGACGGGGATGCCGACCGCCGTTGCTCCTCCACCTGGGTGCGGGAAGCTTTGTCCGAAGGCGACGTCGTAACGGCAGCCGCCGTCCTGGGACGTCCCCACCGCATGCGCGGCGAGGTGGTTCATGGAGCTGCCCGCGGGAGGAACCTCGGTTTTCCCACCGCCAACCTTTCGCATGATTCCACAGGGTACGTACCAGCCGACGGTATCTATGCAGGCTGGTTGATAGACCAGTCCGGAACGCGGTGGCCCGCCGCCATCTCCGTTGGCTCCAACCCCACGTTCGACGGTGTGAGCCGACAAGTGGAGGCCCACGTTATTGACCGTCCCGAGGAGAACGTGGAGGACTTTGACCTCTACGGCCAGACTGTTGCGGTCGAATTTACCCAGCGCCTCCGCGGAATGGTGGCATATCGCGGGCCCGAGGCCCTGGTGGAGCAGATGTGCCTGGATGTAGCCCAGGCACACGAGCTGCTGACCCGGCGCTAG
- the rpsO gene encoding 30S ribosomal protein S15, whose amino-acid sequence MALDAAVKQSIIKEYATSEGDTGSPEVQVAVLTQRIKDLTEHMKEHKHDFHTQRGLLAMVGRRKRMLSYLKNTDIARYRSLIERLGLRR is encoded by the coding sequence GTGGCACTTGACGCCGCTGTAAAGCAGTCCATCATCAAGGAATACGCAACCTCTGAAGGCGACACCGGTTCGCCCGAGGTCCAGGTTGCAGTCCTGACCCAGCGGATCAAGGATCTGACTGAGCACATGAAGGAGCACAAGCACGACTTCCACACCCAGCGCGGTCTGCTGGCCATGGTTGGTCGTCGCAAGCGCATGCTTTCCTACCTGAAGAACACTGACATCGCCCGCTACCGTTCGCTCATTGAGCGCCTCGGCCTGCGCCGCTAG
- a CDS encoding polyribonucleotide nucleotidyltransferase, which produces MEGPEIQFSEAIIDNGRFGKRVIRFETGRLAKQAAGASMVYIDEDTALLSATTAGKQPREGFDFFPLTVDVEERMYAAGRIPGSFFRREGRPSTEAILACRLMDRPLRPAFVKGLRNEVQIVVTVLAINPDELYDVVAINASSMSTQLSGLPFSGPIGGVRVALIADEQGSQWVAFPKHSQLENAVFNMVVAGRIAGDDVAIMMVEAEATDNSWNLIKEQGATAPTEEVVSEGLEAAKPFIKALCEAQADLAARAAKPTVEFPVFLDYQDDVYAAVEAAAADKLAAVFQIADKQDRDNASDELKDEVLGSLAGQFEGREKELSAAFRSVTKHVVRQRILKDQVRIDGRGLTDIRQLTAEVEVLPRVHGSAIFERGETQIMGVTTLNMLKMEQQIDSLSPVTRKRYMHNYNFPPYSTGETGRVGSPKRREIGHGALAERALVPVLPTREEFPYAIRQVSEALGSNGSTSMGSVCASTLSMLNAGVPLKAAVAGIAMGLVSDQVDGQTRYAALTDILGAEDAFGDMDFKVAGTSEFVTAIQLDTKLDGIPASVLAAALKQAREARLHILEVINAAIDTPDELSEFAPRVIAVKIPVDKIGEVIGPKGKMINQIQEDTGADISIEDDGTVYIGATNGPSADAARSAINAIANPQVPEIGERYLGTVVKTTTFGAFVSLTPGKDGLLHISELRKLANGKRVDNVDDVVSVGQKVQVEITKIDDRGKLSLSPVVAEEEGAASEEAAEEAEVSAE; this is translated from the coding sequence ATGGAGGGTCCCGAAATCCAGTTCTCCGAAGCGATTATTGACAACGGCCGTTTTGGCAAGCGTGTCATCCGCTTTGAAACCGGCCGCCTTGCCAAGCAGGCTGCCGGCGCTTCGATGGTCTACATCGACGAAGACACCGCACTCCTCTCGGCAACCACCGCAGGCAAGCAGCCGCGCGAAGGCTTCGACTTCTTCCCGCTGACGGTTGACGTCGAAGAGCGTATGTATGCTGCCGGCCGTATCCCGGGCTCGTTCTTCCGCCGTGAAGGCCGCCCCTCCACGGAAGCCATCCTGGCTTGCCGCCTGATGGACCGCCCGCTGCGCCCGGCCTTCGTGAAGGGCCTGCGCAACGAGGTCCAGATCGTTGTGACCGTCCTGGCGATCAACCCCGACGAGCTCTACGACGTCGTGGCCATCAACGCGTCTTCCATGTCCACGCAGCTCTCCGGCCTCCCGTTCTCCGGCCCGATCGGTGGCGTCCGCGTTGCCCTCATCGCCGACGAACAGGGCTCACAGTGGGTTGCCTTCCCCAAGCACTCCCAGCTTGAGAACGCCGTGTTCAACATGGTTGTTGCCGGCCGCATCGCAGGCGACGACGTCGCCATCATGATGGTTGAAGCCGAAGCAACCGACAACTCCTGGAACCTCATCAAGGAACAGGGCGCAACTGCTCCCACCGAAGAAGTTGTTTCCGAGGGCCTCGAAGCCGCAAAGCCATTCATCAAGGCTCTCTGCGAAGCCCAGGCCGATCTTGCTGCCCGTGCAGCGAAGCCGACCGTCGAGTTCCCGGTCTTCCTGGACTACCAGGACGACGTCTACGCTGCCGTTGAGGCCGCTGCCGCTGACAAGCTGGCTGCTGTCTTCCAGATCGCTGACAAGCAGGACCGCGACAACGCCTCCGACGAGCTCAAGGATGAGGTCCTTGGCTCACTTGCCGGCCAGTTCGAAGGCCGCGAGAAGGAGCTGTCCGCAGCTTTCCGCTCGGTCACCAAGCACGTTGTGCGCCAGCGCATCCTCAAGGACCAGGTCCGCATCGACGGCCGTGGCCTGACGGATATCCGCCAGCTCACCGCAGAGGTCGAAGTTCTGCCCCGCGTTCACGGTTCGGCCATCTTCGAACGTGGCGAGACCCAGATCATGGGCGTCACCACGCTGAACATGCTCAAGATGGAGCAGCAGATCGACTCGTTGTCGCCGGTAACGCGCAAGCGCTACATGCACAACTACAACTTCCCGCCGTACTCCACCGGTGAAACCGGCCGCGTCGGTTCCCCGAAGCGCCGCGAAATCGGCCACGGTGCCCTCGCTGAGCGCGCCCTGGTACCGGTTCTGCCTACCCGTGAAGAGTTCCCTTACGCCATCCGCCAGGTATCCGAGGCCCTCGGTTCCAACGGTTCGACGTCCATGGGTTCGGTGTGTGCTTCGACGCTCTCGATGCTCAACGCAGGTGTCCCGCTGAAGGCAGCTGTTGCCGGTATCGCCATGGGCCTGGTTTCCGACCAGGTTGACGGTCAGACCCGCTACGCAGCCCTGACCGACATCCTCGGCGCCGAAGACGCCTTCGGCGACATGGACTTCAAGGTTGCCGGTACGTCCGAGTTCGTCACGGCCATCCAGCTGGACACCAAGCTCGACGGCATCCCCGCTTCCGTGCTGGCAGCAGCGCTGAAGCAGGCCCGCGAAGCCCGCCTCCACATTCTTGAGGTCATCAACGCAGCGATCGACACCCCGGATGAGCTCTCCGAGTTCGCCCCCCGCGTCATCGCCGTGAAGATCCCCGTAGACAAGATCGGCGAGGTCATTGGCCCCAAGGGCAAGATGATCAACCAGATCCAGGAAGACACGGGCGCGGACATCTCCATCGAAGATGACGGCACGGTCTACATTGGCGCCACCAACGGTCCGTCTGCTGATGCAGCACGTTCCGCTATCAACGCCATCGCCAACCCGCAGGTACCGGAAATCGGTGAGCGCTACTTGGGCACGGTCGTCAAGACCACCACGTTCGGCGCATTCGTTTCCCTTACCCCGGGCAAGGACGGCCTGCTGCACATCTCCGAGCTCCGCAAGCTCGCCAACGGCAAGCGCGTGGACAACGTTGATGACGTCGTCTCGGTGGGCCAGAAGGTCCAGGTCGAAATCACCAAGATCGACGACCGCGGAAAGCTTTCCCTCTCCCCGGTTGTTGCCGAGGAAGAAGGCGCAGCCTCCGAGGAAGCTGCAGAAGAAGCCGAAGTTTCCGCAGAGTAG
- a CDS encoding pitrilysin family protein, whose translation MTVVPLPLEQTLPGGDLIHGAEGGSVVRRSVLPGGVRVLTEAMPGQRSATIGFWVAVGSRDEADGQHGSTHFLEHLLFKGTKRRTALEIASAFDEVGGESNAATAKESTCYFARVLDSDLPMAIDVIADMITGAVLDPAELEQERDVILEEIAMDSDDPTDVAHEKFVAAVLGSHPLARPIGGTPDAIKAVARDSVWEHYQRYYRPEELVITAAGGLDHDVVCDLVQKALEAAGWHLDPEAAPVDRRATNRAVITGTSGLHVVKRPVEQANIIMGCPTIVATDDRRFVMSVLNAVLGGGMSSRLFQEIREKRGLVYSTYSFTAAYADAGYFGMYAGCTPSKVRQVLDLLGVELDKLAKEGITEEELRKAVGQLSGGIVLALEDTGSRMSRLGRAELVSGEFQDIDETLARIKAVTVDEVQELARELAAAPRTITVVGPFEESETFGL comes from the coding sequence ATGACTGTCGTACCCTTGCCGTTGGAGCAGACACTTCCCGGCGGCGACCTCATCCATGGTGCCGAGGGCGGTTCCGTCGTACGGCGTTCGGTCCTGCCCGGCGGCGTCCGCGTCCTCACCGAGGCAATGCCCGGGCAGCGTTCGGCCACCATCGGATTCTGGGTGGCAGTCGGTTCCCGCGACGAGGCCGATGGTCAGCATGGTTCCACGCACTTCCTGGAACATCTCCTGTTCAAGGGCACCAAGCGCCGTACCGCCTTGGAAATTGCTTCAGCCTTTGATGAGGTGGGTGGCGAGTCCAACGCTGCGACTGCCAAGGAAAGTACCTGTTACTTTGCCCGGGTGCTCGATTCGGACCTGCCGATGGCCATCGACGTCATAGCGGACATGATCACCGGCGCTGTCCTGGATCCGGCGGAGCTGGAACAGGAACGGGACGTCATTCTTGAAGAAATCGCCATGGACAGCGATGACCCAACAGACGTGGCCCACGAAAAATTTGTTGCAGCCGTGCTCGGCAGCCATCCGCTCGCGCGTCCTATCGGCGGAACTCCGGACGCCATCAAGGCCGTTGCAAGGGACTCGGTCTGGGAGCACTACCAGCGCTACTACCGTCCGGAAGAACTGGTTATCACCGCGGCTGGCGGCTTGGACCATGACGTCGTCTGCGATCTCGTGCAGAAGGCGTTGGAAGCAGCAGGCTGGCACCTGGATCCGGAAGCAGCTCCGGTAGATCGTCGGGCCACCAACCGAGCCGTGATCACCGGCACATCCGGCCTTCATGTGGTCAAGCGTCCCGTGGAGCAGGCAAACATCATTATGGGTTGCCCCACTATCGTGGCAACGGATGATCGCCGATTCGTCATGAGCGTGCTCAATGCCGTGCTCGGTGGGGGAATGTCCTCCAGGCTTTTCCAGGAGATCCGCGAGAAGCGCGGCCTGGTCTACTCCACCTACTCTTTCACCGCCGCGTACGCCGATGCCGGCTATTTCGGCATGTATGCAGGGTGCACGCCGTCAAAAGTGCGCCAAGTGCTCGATCTTCTTGGTGTTGAGTTGGACAAGCTCGCCAAGGAGGGCATCACAGAGGAGGAACTCCGGAAGGCCGTGGGACAACTCAGCGGCGGCATTGTCCTCGCCCTCGAGGACACGGGCTCACGTATGTCCCGACTCGGCCGGGCGGAACTCGTGTCCGGGGAGTTCCAGGACATTGACGAGACACTGGCCCGGATCAAGGCAGTCACTGTGGACGAAGTCCAGGAGCTCGCCCGGGAACTTGCCGCAGCTCCCCGCACCATCACCGTCGTCGGGCCGTTTGAAGAAAGCGAGACCTTCGGTCTTTAG
- a CDS encoding DUF1579 family protein, with translation MDVPSKGHAAELLRDFIGHWRGITEIAQSPWGAARTAEAEAVFTQAAGGYAVVQSYRHREPDGTHFEGHGMFTVDPAHGDTLWYYVDSMGRPPSAPVRGTWHAGTLTVDRRTPEGVARHAFRVEDGVLVHTAELRLEGTAEFTPLLKSVFRKT, from the coding sequence ATGGATGTGCCCTCAAAAGGACATGCCGCAGAACTGCTAAGGGACTTTATTGGACACTGGCGGGGGATCACCGAGATAGCACAGTCTCCATGGGGCGCAGCGCGGACCGCAGAGGCCGAAGCCGTTTTCACGCAAGCTGCGGGGGGCTACGCCGTTGTGCAGAGCTACCGACACCGTGAGCCGGATGGAACGCATTTCGAAGGGCACGGGATGTTCACAGTGGATCCGGCCCATGGGGATACGCTCTGGTATTACGTGGACAGCATGGGCCGGCCACCAAGTGCCCCGGTGCGCGGTACATGGCATGCGGGGACGCTGACGGTGGACCGGCGAACGCCGGAGGGCGTAGCCCGGCACGCGTTCCGTGTTGAAGATGGCGTCCTGGTGCACACCGCGGAACTGCGGCTTGAGGGCACGGCCGAGTTCACTCCTTTGCTCAAGAGCGTGTTCCGGAAAACCTGA
- a CDS encoding MoaD/ThiS family protein, whose translation MLVRYFAAARAAAGVEEEIHPLPEGSSLEALLEAALAVERPLPPEGTPTLARIVARSSFLRNEVAVRDPSAPLGAEDVIDVLPPFAGG comes from the coding sequence TTGCTTGTACGTTACTTCGCTGCCGCACGCGCCGCTGCAGGTGTCGAAGAGGAAATCCATCCACTCCCGGAAGGATCCAGCCTCGAGGCCTTGCTGGAAGCTGCCCTCGCCGTCGAACGTCCTTTGCCTCCGGAGGGGACACCAACGCTTGCCCGCATCGTGGCCCGCAGCAGCTTCCTTAGGAATGAGGTAGCGGTTCGAGACCCTTCTGCTCCTCTGGGCGCCGAGGATGTTATCGACGTCCTTCCTCCGTTCGCAGGCGGCTAA
- the moaA gene encoding GTP 3',8-cyclase MoaA, with protein MSVQLGMPVPPLGSAAGGPVPPPRPAGTPTGLWDRYGRRATDMRLSLTDKCNLRCTYCMPAEGLEWLSKQAVMTKDEIIRIVRVGVGALGVRELRLTGGEPLVRADLVDVIAGIRNEHPDLPISMTTNGVGLDKKAAALKAAGLTRINVSLDSLHEETFTKLTRRPFLDRVLAGVDAAWAAGLGPVKLNAVLMRGINDAESPDLLAWALDRGYELRFIEQMPLDADHGWTRRNMITAAEIRDLLSKDFVLGPDPRERDGAPAERFEVRRRNQATGEAEGAVLGTVGIIASVTEPFCSDCRRTRITAEGKIMSCLFSREEFDLLGLLREGATDEELAQRWQDAMWVKPKAHGMDHTGLGAPDFVQPDRSMSAIGG; from the coding sequence ATGAGTGTTCAGCTTGGCATGCCTGTGCCTCCTTTGGGCAGCGCTGCAGGCGGCCCGGTTCCGCCGCCGCGTCCAGCTGGCACGCCCACCGGTTTGTGGGACCGCTATGGACGCCGCGCGACTGATATGCGCCTTTCCCTGACAGACAAGTGCAATCTGCGGTGTACGTACTGCATGCCTGCGGAAGGGTTGGAATGGCTCTCCAAGCAGGCGGTGATGACCAAAGACGAAATCATTCGCATTGTGCGTGTAGGCGTTGGCGCCCTGGGCGTGCGGGAACTGCGCCTCACTGGCGGTGAGCCGTTGGTCCGGGCTGATCTGGTTGACGTCATTGCAGGCATCCGGAACGAGCACCCTGACCTTCCCATTTCGATGACCACCAATGGCGTGGGCCTGGACAAGAAAGCGGCCGCCCTCAAAGCCGCAGGACTCACCCGGATCAACGTCTCCCTGGATTCGCTCCACGAGGAAACCTTCACCAAGCTCACGCGCCGGCCTTTCCTGGACCGTGTCCTCGCCGGCGTGGACGCCGCATGGGCTGCCGGTCTTGGTCCGGTCAAGTTGAATGCCGTGCTGATGAGGGGCATCAACGATGCCGAGTCTCCTGACCTCCTCGCCTGGGCCTTGGACCGTGGCTACGAACTTCGCTTCATCGAACAGATGCCGCTGGATGCCGACCACGGGTGGACCCGGCGCAACATGATCACTGCGGCTGAAATCCGGGATTTGCTGTCAAAGGACTTTGTCCTCGGTCCGGACCCGCGGGAACGCGACGGCGCCCCTGCCGAACGATTTGAAGTACGACGCCGGAACCAGGCAACGGGTGAAGCTGAAGGGGCGGTCCTCGGTACAGTCGGGATCATCGCATCGGTCACCGAACCGTTCTGTTCAGACTGCCGCCGCACCCGGATTACGGCTGAAGGCAAGATCATGAGCTGCCTGTTCTCCCGTGAGGAGTTCGATCTCCTCGGACTGCTTCGGGAAGGCGCAACGGATGAGGAGCTTGCCCAACGTTGGCAGGACGCCATGTGGGTCAAACCCAAAGCCCACGGCATGGACCACACTGGCCTCGGCGCACCGGACTTCGTGCAGCCGGACCGCAGCATGAGCGCAATCGGAGGCTGA